A window from Athalia rosae chromosome 5, iyAthRosa1.1, whole genome shotgun sequence encodes these proteins:
- the LOC105691291 gene encoding SET and MYND domain-containing protein 4-like isoform X1 yields MDTAKQLVLALKHNNKSHVGYGLQRESEALVSHILQNMVKSKLPPFKPKLKNREDSIRYREEGNQKFVSGEDIEAIESYTKSLAYADSPELMAYAYANRSAALYRKQYYKECLMDLNTALSLGYPEEKKQKLKERGDKALAEISRLSDTKSEEIALDEDKIKNTNVKEENEDKEKCPFNTNGESETSKKFPLIKTVEPETESKDQLLTGSGTKTISTVSEIFNISKHSDNEKPRYLVEDGPPALAYGPNDEAPSASDGVAISFSEKYGRHLIAIKEFEPGDVIAVEDPFASVIYQERYYTHCSHCLSKCYNMIPCLHCPMAQYCSNQCRKSAWTLAHRIECQIISLLPSLLNVDTDKIRMLTKIMRLLIKVTQNGTAINELRKDMKVAESNSDSRTAGFTDNGKLESFNGRSALSLATNMTTRPLIGISAFACISSLAVILMAVETSFFKKKYKLEELRDISKFPDIGFCGAIMLRACVIMSSNCFSVQQEPGLKSGSGLYVLHSLQNHSCTPNTFRHFENLTMITRAVEPIHVGDQIFTCYGTAHGYMSKSERKKKILEEYFFECECPACYNDWPTYKEILQNHIGSISKNKELVQKLKPFKERLLKNNHDVDAVKSVLKILDKEVTKPCEEVVHAVQFLKSYYLGTDLFAAEYEE; encoded by the exons ATGGATACTGCCAAACAACTCGTGCTTGCCCTAaaacataataataaatcTCACGTTGGTTACGGACTACAACGCGAGAGTGAAGCCCTTGTAAGCCACATTTTACAGAACATGGTAAAATCCAAACTTCCACCTTTTAAGCCAAAATTAAAGAACAGAGAAGACTCTATAAGGTATCGAGAGGAag GTaatcaaaaatttgtatcCGGAGAAGATATAGAAGCCATAGAGAGTTATACGAAGAGTTTAGCATATGCAGATAGCCCAGAGCTGATGGCTTATGCCTATGCAAATCGTTCAGCAGCTTTGTATCGGAAGCAATATTATAAGGAGTGTTTGATGGACCTGAATACTGCTCTCTCTTTGGGATAccctgaagagaaaaaacagaaattaaaagaaagaggagataAAGCATTAGCAGAAATATCTAGGCTGTCAGACACCAAAAGTGAAGAGATTGCATTGGATGAAGacaagataaaaaatacaaacgtcaaagaagaaaatgaagataaagaaaaatgtccATTCAACACAAACGGGGAAAGTGAAACAAGTAAAAAGTTTCCATTAATAAAAACTGTGGAGCCAGAAACTGAGTCTAAAGATCAATTACTCACTGGATCAGGGACTAAAACTATAAGCACTGTATCcgaaatttttaacatttccaAACATTCTGACAATGAAAAACCTAGATATTTGGTGGAGGATGGTCCTCCAGCACTTGCTTATGGTCCGAATGATGAAGCTCCATCAGCTAGTGATGGAGTagcaatttcattttctgaaaaatatggGAGACACCTGATAGCTATTAAGGAATTTGAACCCGGAGATGTTATTGCTGTTGAGGATCCCTTTGCGTCTGTCATTTATCAGGAAAG GTACTACACGCATTGCAGTCATTGTCTTTCCAAATGCTACAACATGATTCCTTGCCTTCATTGTCCTATGGCCCAATACTGTTCAAACCAATGTCGGAAATCAGCCTGGACTTTGGCACACCGAATTGAATGTCAAATTATATCTCTATTGCCCAGTTTGCTCAACGTTGACACAGACAAAATAAGAATGCTAACTAAAATCATGAGACTATTGATCAAAGTAACGCAAAATGGAACAGCTATTAATGAGCTGCGGAAGGATATGAAGGTAGCAGAATCGAATTCAG ATAGTAGAACTGCTGGCTTCACAGACAATGGAAAGTTGGAGAGCTTTAATGGTCGCTCAGCACTGTCTCTTGCGACTAATATGACAACGAGACCATTAATTGGAATAAGTGCATTTGCGTGTATCTCATCTCTGGCAGTGATATTGATGGCTGTAGAAAccagttttttcaaaaaaaaatacaaacttgAAGAGTTAAGGGATATTTCCAAATTTCCAGACATCGGATTCTGTGGCGCAATTATGCTTCGAGCCTGTGTGATTATGTCCTCGAACTGCTTTTCT GTGCAACAGGAGCCAGGCTTGAAATCTGGGTCCGGCCTCTATGTTCTTCATAGCCTGCAGAATCACTCTTGTACACCAAATACCTTTAGGCATTTTGAGAACTTAACAATGATCACCAGAGCAGTGGAGCCCATTCATGTAGGCGATCAGATTTTTACTTGCTATGGTACTGCTCATGGATACATGTCAAAGAGtgagcgtaaaaaaaaaatattagaagaGTATTTCTTTGAATGTGAATGTCCAGCTTGCTACAATGACTGGCCCACATATAAAGAGATTCTACAGAATCACATCGGATCAATATCGAAGAACAAAGAATTAGTGCAGAAGCTAAAACCATTCAAGGAAAGAttactgaaaaataatcacgacGTTGATGCAGTTAAGAGTGTTTTAAAGATCCTAGACAAGGAAGTAACAAAGCCATGTGAGGAAGTCGTTCATGctgttcaatttttgaaaagctatTACTTAG GTACAGACTTGTTTGCGGCTGAGTACGAGGAGTGA
- the LOC105691291 gene encoding SET and MYND domain-containing protein 4-like isoform X2: protein MDTAKQLVLALKHNNKSHVGYGLQRESEALVSHILQNMVKSKLPPFKPKLKNREDSIRYREEGNQKFVSGEDIEAIESYTKSLAYADSPELMAYAYANRSAALYRKQYYKECLMDLNTALSLGYPEEKKQKLKERGDKALAEISRLSDTKSEEIALDEDKIKNTNVKEENEDKEKCPFNTNGESETSKKFPLIKTVEPETESKDQLLTGSGTKTISTVSEIFNISKHSDNEKPRYLVEDGPPALAYGPNDEAPSASDGVAISFSEKYGRHLIAIKEFEPGDVIAVEDPFASVIYQERYYTHCSHCLSKCYNMIPCLHCPMAQYCSNQCRKSAWTLAHRIECQIISLLPSLLNVDTDKIRMLTKIMRLLIKVTQNGTAINELRKDMKVAESNSDSRTAGFTDNGKLESFNGRSALSLATNMTTRPLIGISAFACISSLAVILMAVETSFFKKKYKLEELRDISKFPDIGFCGAIMLRACVIMSSNCFSVQQEPGLKSGSGLYVLHSLQNHSCTPNTFRHFENLTMITRAVEPIHVGDQIFTCYGTAHGYMSKSERKKKILEEYFFECECPACYNDWPTYKEILQNHIGSISKNKELVQKLKPFKERLLKNNHDVDAVKSVLKILDKEVTKPCEEVVHAVQFLKSYYLGKLK, encoded by the exons ATGGATACTGCCAAACAACTCGTGCTTGCCCTAaaacataataataaatcTCACGTTGGTTACGGACTACAACGCGAGAGTGAAGCCCTTGTAAGCCACATTTTACAGAACATGGTAAAATCCAAACTTCCACCTTTTAAGCCAAAATTAAAGAACAGAGAAGACTCTATAAGGTATCGAGAGGAag GTaatcaaaaatttgtatcCGGAGAAGATATAGAAGCCATAGAGAGTTATACGAAGAGTTTAGCATATGCAGATAGCCCAGAGCTGATGGCTTATGCCTATGCAAATCGTTCAGCAGCTTTGTATCGGAAGCAATATTATAAGGAGTGTTTGATGGACCTGAATACTGCTCTCTCTTTGGGATAccctgaagagaaaaaacagaaattaaaagaaagaggagataAAGCATTAGCAGAAATATCTAGGCTGTCAGACACCAAAAGTGAAGAGATTGCATTGGATGAAGacaagataaaaaatacaaacgtcaaagaagaaaatgaagataaagaaaaatgtccATTCAACACAAACGGGGAAAGTGAAACAAGTAAAAAGTTTCCATTAATAAAAACTGTGGAGCCAGAAACTGAGTCTAAAGATCAATTACTCACTGGATCAGGGACTAAAACTATAAGCACTGTATCcgaaatttttaacatttccaAACATTCTGACAATGAAAAACCTAGATATTTGGTGGAGGATGGTCCTCCAGCACTTGCTTATGGTCCGAATGATGAAGCTCCATCAGCTAGTGATGGAGTagcaatttcattttctgaaaaatatggGAGACACCTGATAGCTATTAAGGAATTTGAACCCGGAGATGTTATTGCTGTTGAGGATCCCTTTGCGTCTGTCATTTATCAGGAAAG GTACTACACGCATTGCAGTCATTGTCTTTCCAAATGCTACAACATGATTCCTTGCCTTCATTGTCCTATGGCCCAATACTGTTCAAACCAATGTCGGAAATCAGCCTGGACTTTGGCACACCGAATTGAATGTCAAATTATATCTCTATTGCCCAGTTTGCTCAACGTTGACACAGACAAAATAAGAATGCTAACTAAAATCATGAGACTATTGATCAAAGTAACGCAAAATGGAACAGCTATTAATGAGCTGCGGAAGGATATGAAGGTAGCAGAATCGAATTCAG ATAGTAGAACTGCTGGCTTCACAGACAATGGAAAGTTGGAGAGCTTTAATGGTCGCTCAGCACTGTCTCTTGCGACTAATATGACAACGAGACCATTAATTGGAATAAGTGCATTTGCGTGTATCTCATCTCTGGCAGTGATATTGATGGCTGTAGAAAccagttttttcaaaaaaaaatacaaacttgAAGAGTTAAGGGATATTTCCAAATTTCCAGACATCGGATTCTGTGGCGCAATTATGCTTCGAGCCTGTGTGATTATGTCCTCGAACTGCTTTTCT GTGCAACAGGAGCCAGGCTTGAAATCTGGGTCCGGCCTCTATGTTCTTCATAGCCTGCAGAATCACTCTTGTACACCAAATACCTTTAGGCATTTTGAGAACTTAACAATGATCACCAGAGCAGTGGAGCCCATTCATGTAGGCGATCAGATTTTTACTTGCTATGGTACTGCTCATGGATACATGTCAAAGAGtgagcgtaaaaaaaaaatattagaagaGTATTTCTTTGAATGTGAATGTCCAGCTTGCTACAATGACTGGCCCACATATAAAGAGATTCTACAGAATCACATCGGATCAATATCGAAGAACAAAGAATTAGTGCAGAAGCTAAAACCATTCAAGGAAAGAttactgaaaaataatcacgacGTTGATGCAGTTAAGAGTGTTTTAAAGATCCTAGACAAGGAAGTAACAAAGCCATGTGAGGAAGTCGTTCATGctgttcaatttttgaaaagctatTACTTAGGTAAATTGAAATAG